AGCCAGATGCCCCAGCCACCTTTATCATCACGCTTCATTGCCTCGCTAATCTGGGGCACACGGCTGACATATGCCTCATCAATGGTTTTGTGACCCTGATCGGTGACACTGACAATCAGTTCATCGCCCCGCACCGTTAGGAGCACAACCACTTTCATGGCTTCATCGTGCTGATTGCCATGCTCGATAGCATTCGTTACGGCTTCACTCACGGCAGTTTTCAGTGCTGAGACACGATCCGTTTCAAACCCCATCCGGCTCGCCAGCGAAGCGGCAGCATCCATTGCTACGCGCTCATAGCCGAGCAGGCTCGGCAAGCGTAATTCAATCATCTTCTCGCTCGGCTTTGATCGTTTCGTGTCGTCACTCATACGTGTGTTATCTACCCTTCTTTAGACACTGCTTGCAGTCGGATGTGTGTGTATCTGTTAACAATGCCCCACCTTTGTATAATAGCATAGTTTAGGTTTCTCTGACAAGCTACGGTTCTGGCATGTTTGGCCGCACAACGCACCTGTTTCTTATAACGGAATATTGCCATGCTTT
Above is a window of [Chlorobium] sp. 445 DNA encoding:
- a CDS encoding anti-sigma regulatory factor gives rise to the protein MSDDTKRSKPSEKMIELRLPSLLGYERVAMDAAASLASRMGFETDRVSALKTAVSEAVTNAIEHGNQHDEAMKVVVLLTVRGDELIVSVTDQGHKTIDEAYVSRVPQISEAMKRDDKGGWGIWLIQELMDEVEFTTAPSGGNQVRMVIHLER